GCCCACGTGGGTTCTCGAAAGTTCTCGATACGCTTCAATTGAGCATTGCGCTCGGGACTATTCGCGCGAGCATAGGCTTGAATACGAGTGAGCCAGCCGGGGCCGTCCAGCGGGTCGAGGTACTCGGGAATATGGTCGGCGATTTCGTGGAATACATCCAGATCGCTCGCGAGTACCGGTACTTTGAGCGCGAGTGCTTCGGCGAGCGGCATGCCATAGCCTTCGACAAACGACGGAAACAACAGCGCCTGAGCGTGCTGCAGATAAGCGTGCAACTGCTCGTCGGAGCAGTGCGATTCTTCTATCACGACGCTTTTCAGGCTCTCGCAGCGCTCCAGCATATCGACGACATTCTCGCATTCCCAACCACGCCGGCCGACCACGACGAGCTTCGGTGCGGCCGCACCGAGTTGTTCGACGAGACGCCGCCATACGTGCAGGATGAACCAGTGGTTCTTGCGCGGCTCGATAGTGCCGAGCATCACGAAGTAAGGCGTGGCCAGCGGACGCGGTGCAAGAGGGCGTTGCATGACGCCGGAGGCCAGGCGTGCGACCACGCAGGGCGGTTGTTCGAGGCCGGCGCGTTGCGCTTCGGCCGTGAGCGAGTCGAGCGTGGCCTGCGAATTCATGATCAGTCCGCTTGCCCGCTTTAATGCGGTATGCATACGGCGCCGATGAATCGAATCGACGCCAGGCCGGCAATATTCTGGGTGCGTCAACGGAATTAAATCGTGAACCATGAATACGGAGCGAATCTGGCGCCGTGCCATTGCGTCGTAATAACGGCCGAATTCCATGCCGTTGTGACTGGTGTGCAGCAGGATTCCGTTAAGCCGTGATTCTCGCAGGCGATTTAGGCAGGCGCGCGCGATAAGCGCGCGAATTGCATTCCGATTTCGAGTGGACGAGAGAAGCCATGCAAACGTTTGCTGCGAATCCCGTTCGCTTAACAGAGTGGAAAAACCGCGCTCACTAAGAATGGCACGCGCTTTTGCGCCATATTTTTCAATGTAGGCAAGGCCGACGCGATCTACGCCGGTCGGCAAAAGCCCGTCAAATAGGCGTGTAAGAAGACGTGTGACGTCGAGAAAGAGGGTTGACACGAGAGCGTAGTGCGGTTTTGGCGGTATTGTTATCTGGCGCGCAGAACTTTTTTAGTGTTTCTGCTAATGAATTTTCTTGAGAATGCGCCATTCTACCCGAGTGCATGAGACAATCCGCGCCGAAGTTTTACTTACTAACTCTTGCCTACTGTTGCAATAAATGTCGCGTCTGTCTAGCCGTATGGTTTTTGCCGCAGTCGCCTTTGGGGCGGTCTCGCTGAGTGGTTGCTCGAGTATTCCGACTTCCGGGCCCAGTACTTCACAGATTAACAATGCCGGTGTTGCCGCCAATCCAGCGGGAATCCAGATTGTCGATGTGACGGATGACGTCGCGCGCAAGCTTTTTGCGGAGCGCAGTATTGGCGACTTCTCGGCTACGTTGGGTAATAGCACGACGTTCCAGCAGCAGCTTGGCGTGGGCGACACGATCGAAGTATCGATCTGGGAAGCGCCGCCCGCCACGCTGTTCGGCGCTGCGCAAATCGATTCGAAGGGCGGTACGACCAATGCGCGAGTAACGGTTCTGCCCGATCAAACCATCGACGGCGATGGCAAGATCAACGTGCCGTTTGCCGGCGAATTGAGAGCCGTGGGCCGTACGCCGACGCAATTGCAGCGTGATATCACGGCGCGCTTGAAGAACATCGCGCACGATCCGCAGGTACTGGTGAAGCTCTCGCGCAATGCGACGTCGTACGTGACGGTGGTGGGCGACGTGGCGAGCAGCAACCGGATGCCGCTGAGCGCGCGCGGCGAGCGTCTGCTCGATGCTTTGGCGGCTGCCGGCGGCGTCAAGCAGCCGGTCGACAAGATCACGCTTCAGGTCACGCGTGGCGACATCGTGGCGTCGCTGCCGCTTGAAACCGTGATTCGCGATCCGCGCCAGAATGTGCCGCTGCATGCGGGCGACGTGGTGACGGCACTATTCCAGCCGTTCAGTTTTACGTCGCTCGGCGCGACCGGCAAGAATCAGGAAATCAATTTCGAGGCGCAAGGCATTACGCTGGCGCAGGCTTTGGCTCGCGCGGGCGGTCTGGAAGATTCACGCTCGGACGCGCAAGGCGTATTTATTTTCCGGCTCGAAGACGCGAAAGCGTTGCCGTGGCCGAATACGCCCGTGCGTACTACCGCGGACGGCAAAGTGCCGGTGGTTTATCGCGTGAATCTGCGTGACCCGAACTCGTTTTTCGTGGCGCAGAGTTTCATGATGGATAACAAGGATCTGCTGTATGTGTCGAATGCGCCGATCGCCGAGGTGCAGAAGTTCTTGAATGTGGTGTTCTCGGTGGCGTATCCGGTGATTACGGGGGTTCAGACGTTCAGATAAGCGGTGTCGCCGAAGGTTTGACGGTGGCGAGAACGGCTTGATCCGCTTCTGAAACGTGCAGTCTGATAATGAATGTGTTCATTGGAAAACAGCTTTCGCTGATCAAATTTCTACCGGTGGCGGTGGCGCGTCGGCTTATTCAACAGGGCAAGGTGCGCAACCGCGTGCTTGGACCGAATGCCGGAAAGGCGCAAATACTGGTCGACGTGTCAGTGATCGTTCATGGCGACGCTCGCACCGGTATTCAGCGTGTAGTCAGAGCGCTACTGTCTCAGTTGCTCTGCGCACCGCCTCCCGGCTATCGGATTTGCCCGGTTTTCGCGACTCGCCAGCACGACTACCACTACGCTCCAGACTTTCTTCAACTGGGTGCGAACGCGGGTCCGGCCTCTGGGCGCGTCACCGTGGAGCAGGGCGATATCTTCCTTGGACTCGATCTGGCGGCGCATCTGTTGCCCCGTCACCACGCCCAACTGTCGGTCTGGAAGAAATCGGGTGTCGGGGTGCATGTCGTTATTTACGATCTTCTGCCGCTCAAGCGTTCCGACTGGTTCAATCCGAGTACTTCCAGGAACTTCCGACGTTGGATGCGCACGGTGGCCTTATTTGCGGACAGCGCGATTTGCATTTCCAATGCCGTGGGAACTGAGTTGGCCGAATGGCTGGTCGACTGCTATGGTTTTTCCAGAGAAACGCTGCCGATCAAATCGATTGTGCTTGGCGCCAATATAGAAGCGAGTGTTCCCAGCACAGGATTACCTGACGGCAGTGCGCAATTGCTGGAACGCCTGAGGGCACGACCCACTGTATTGATGGTCGGAACACTGGAGCCTCGAAAAGGGCATGCGCAAGCATTGGCGGCGTTCGAGCAACTGTGGCAAGAGGGCCGCGAACTCAACCTCGTTATTGTCGGCAAATCGGGTTGGAAAACGGAGGCCCTTCAGCAACGGCTATTGAATCACCCACTGAAGCAAACGCGAGTCGACTGGTTGCAAAACATCAGCGACGAGATGCTCAAGAATCTCTACGAGGCATGTAGCGGCGTGCTCATTGCGTCGGAAGGGGAAGGATTCGGCTTGCCCGTGATCGAGGCAGCGCACTATAAAAAACCTGTTCTTGCGCGCGATCTGCCTGTGTTTCGAGAGATCGCCGGCGAGAAGATCACGTATTTCTCCGGTACGGACGCGGAGCACCTCGCACGCGCTGTGGTGGCGTGGCTCGAGGGGCCCTGCAGCGAGGAAAGACAACTCGACACGTTGTCCGCGCCAAGTTGGCAAAGTGCTGCAAACGAATTGCTCACCTGTTTGGGGCTAATGCCAGCCAATCAAGTGCAGCCCGGCAGGTCGCAAGCTCTGCCGCGTATCCAAAGCGAGACCGTATAAGGTGTGCCTTTAACGATCATGTCGTGAACGCTGACATTGTGTGAGATGCGGCAAGGTACTGCACCTGTGGAACCGGCATCGCTGTCGAGCAATTGCGGGCAGCCAGAACGCTTAAGATGTTTAACTGGACGAGGTTTTTATAATGAAAAAAGCTGTTATTACCGGGATCACGGGGCAGGACGGGGCATATCTGGCCGAACTGTTGCTCAGCAAGGGGTACCAGGTATTCGGCACGTACCGCCGCACGGCCTCGGTCAATTTCTGGCGCATCGAAGAACTCGGTATTGATAAGCACGAAAACTTGCATCTGGTCGAATATGACCTGACGGATCTGGGCGCGAGTATCAGGCTCCTGCAAACCACCGAAGCAACCGAGGTCTACAACCTGGCCGCTCAAAGTTTCGTGGGTGTCTCGTTCGAGCAGCCGATCACGACCGCCGAGATCACCGGCGTGGGCCCGGTGAACCTGCTGGAAGCCATTCGCATCGTTAATCGGAAAATCCGCTTCTATCAGGCCAGCACGTCGGAGATGTTCGGCAAGGTACAGGCGATTCCGCAGATCGAGAGCACGCCGTTCTATCCGCGCAGTCCGTACGGTGTCGCCAAGCTTTACGCTCACTGGATGACCATCAACTACCGTGAAAGTTATGGCATTTTCGGTGTGAGCGGCATTCTGTTCAATCATGAATCGCCACTGCGCGGCCGCGAGTTTGTGACGCGAAAGATTACCGACAGTATGGCCAAGATCAAGTTGGGCAAGCTGAACGTTCTCGAGTTGGGTAACCTGGACGCTAAGCGCGACTGGGGCTACGCGAAGGAATACGTCGAGGGCATGTGGCGCATGTTGCAAGCCGACGAGCCGGGTGCTTATGTGCTGGCCACCAACCGCATGGAGACGGTACGGGATTTCGTTTCGATGGCGGCGAAAGCGGCAGGGTTCGACCTGGTTTGGGAAGGTAGCGGCGAAGCGGAGGTCGGTATCGATCGCGCGAGCCTTAAAACGTTGGTGCGGATTAATCCCAAGTTCTATCGTGCGTCTGAAGTCGAACTGCTGATCGGAAGCGCCGAGAAAGCAAAGCGCGAATTGGATTGGGAGCCGAAGACCACGCTCGAAGAACTGTGCCGGATGATGGTCGAGGCTGATATCCGCCGCAATGAGGCCGGATTCTCGTTCTAAAAAATAGAAATAGCGAGTGTTTCGCCCCAGCCCGGCCACTCTGTTGAGTTGGCCGATCATTCCCCTCATATCGGGAATGCTGGCGCGGCGAAGTCTATCCGCACCTGGGGCAAAAAAAGTGAAGCTGATCTTGTCGGTCGATGCGTTGGCGCCCGTGCTGACGGGTATCGGGCGTTATGCTTGGGAACTGGCGTCCCGTGTACCTGAGGTCGCTGGCGTGGAGAGCGTGCGAATGTTTCGCAACGGCCGCTGGATTGCGAACGCGGCCGACTTGTTGCTTCCTGCTCCGACCGTCGGCAGGCCGCGTCCGCGGAAAACGTTGCGGTCGAAACTGAAGTTGCCGGGTTGGGCGCGCGAGTTGGAAATGAAACGCGCTTGCCGCAGGAGTGCTTTCCACGGACCGAATTACTTTCTCCCGCCCTA
This genomic stretch from Paraburkholderia bryophila harbors:
- a CDS encoding glycosyltransferase family 4 protein yields the protein MNVFIGKQLSLIKFLPVAVARRLIQQGKVRNRVLGPNAGKAQILVDVSVIVHGDARTGIQRVVRALLSQLLCAPPPGYRICPVFATRQHDYHYAPDFLQLGANAGPASGRVTVEQGDIFLGLDLAAHLLPRHHAQLSVWKKSGVGVHVVIYDLLPLKRSDWFNPSTSRNFRRWMRTVALFADSAICISNAVGTELAEWLVDCYGFSRETLPIKSIVLGANIEASVPSTGLPDGSAQLLERLRARPTVLMVGTLEPRKGHAQALAAFEQLWQEGRELNLVIVGKSGWKTEALQQRLLNHPLKQTRVDWLQNISDEMLKNLYEACSGVLIASEGEGFGLPVIEAAHYKKPVLARDLPVFREIAGEKITYFSGTDAEHLARAVVAWLEGPCSEERQLDTLSAPSWQSAANELLTCLGLMPANQVQPGRSQALPRIQSETV
- a CDS encoding polysaccharide biosynthesis/export family protein, producing MSRLSSRMVFAAVAFGAVSLSGCSSIPTSGPSTSQINNAGVAANPAGIQIVDVTDDVARKLFAERSIGDFSATLGNSTTFQQQLGVGDTIEVSIWEAPPATLFGAAQIDSKGGTTNARVTVLPDQTIDGDGKINVPFAGELRAVGRTPTQLQRDITARLKNIAHDPQVLVKLSRNATSYVTVVGDVASSNRMPLSARGERLLDALAAAGGVKQPVDKITLQVTRGDIVASLPLETVIRDPRQNVPLHAGDVVTALFQPFSFTSLGATGKNQEINFEAQGITLAQALARAGGLEDSRSDAQGVFIFRLEDAKALPWPNTPVRTTADGKVPVVYRVNLRDPNSFFVAQSFMMDNKDLLYVSNAPIAEVQKFLNVVFSVAYPVITGVQTFR
- a CDS encoding glycosyltransferase family 4 protein — encoded protein: MSTLFLDVTRLLTRLFDGLLPTGVDRVGLAYIEKYGAKARAILSERGFSTLLSERDSQQTFAWLLSSTRNRNAIRALIARACLNRLRESRLNGILLHTSHNGMEFGRYYDAMARRQIRSVFMVHDLIPLTHPEYCRPGVDSIHRRRMHTALKRASGLIMNSQATLDSLTAEAQRAGLEQPPCVVARLASGVMQRPLAPRPLATPYFVMLGTIEPRKNHWFILHVWRRLVEQLGAAAPKLVVVGRRGWECENVVDMLERCESLKSVVIEESHCSDEQLHAYLQHAQALLFPSFVEGYGMPLAEALALKVPVLASDLDVFHEIADHIPEYLDPLDGPGWLTRIQAYARANSPERNAQLKRIENFREPTWAEHFEHVDGFLERLR
- the gmd gene encoding GDP-mannose 4,6-dehydratase, which produces MKKAVITGITGQDGAYLAELLLSKGYQVFGTYRRTASVNFWRIEELGIDKHENLHLVEYDLTDLGASIRLLQTTEATEVYNLAAQSFVGVSFEQPITTAEITGVGPVNLLEAIRIVNRKIRFYQASTSEMFGKVQAIPQIESTPFYPRSPYGVAKLYAHWMTINYRESYGIFGVSGILFNHESPLRGREFVTRKITDSMAKIKLGKLNVLELGNLDAKRDWGYAKEYVEGMWRMLQADEPGAYVLATNRMETVRDFVSMAAKAAGFDLVWEGSGEAEVGIDRASLKTLVRINPKFYRASEVELLIGSAEKAKRELDWEPKTTLEELCRMMVEADIRRNEAGFSF